Proteins encoded together in one Coffea arabica cultivar ET-39 chromosome 2c, Coffea Arabica ET-39 HiFi, whole genome shotgun sequence window:
- the LOC140035055 gene encoding uncharacterized protein: protein MSDPFRTVDIHMHYGGQFIHHPNIRYTSDSVRVFHNCDPDELSTFLLFNLYSKIEKEAACAKFWYSIPDHDVDVGVIPINDDVDIELLNTCYEGLPFMHIYVEAGQTPLKIISPDGKLLFERVTNDGPLALPYNEGSSELNSDLTRKGAGASQNPVDLTGFEPYIGDTRGQENDLDGPTAVETNDGTQNPFEPTKKNRRKGGKTPSRKRQTVVQPVKRAARKTVRKLFQQTTRTSVETNQVNNEQHCDFDRTSLEKNQVNNEQQHHSDGNEEPDPDWLREGLEFAEDEDIFATAGSTVLQTNQQIGDLNEQQQQHQQPQGEESTAQHQQTEDLNEQQQQHQQRQGEESTAQHQQTEDLNKQQQQYEEAQGEESTAQHQHGGDQPIGPDSEEWNEPVTADEDFLYSGDENGPDYSYFNASVEFNKPNFELKVGKKFTHFTKFREALVEWNIREGYEVLYINNDSWRITAKCAKGCSWRIHASRINRTDTFQIKTLKGEHHCGREYTNKHATSTYLSRKFQEKVRDDPNCSLDGIINDARRRFMVNISGKKAYRTKRKAREAIKGCDMEQYEQLWDYAATVRQSNPDSHIAIQIDRRSIEERATFQRLFYGLGALKKGFLAGCRPIIGLDGCFLKGPFGGQLLAALGRDGNDNMFPIAIAIVEAENYNSWTWFLKELITHIGRGNVVPYTFISDRQKGLVHAIEELFPGAEHRFCLRHLFENFKAKFKDSELRELFWATASATNGDDFKRALNALEIAQPQNGENLTAAGWLKRLPYHLWSRAHYGMAAKTDISVNNLNESFNNYILKARDEPIVTLLEFFRRKLMQRLTLKRQGMESYGGRLCPNIIEKLAKSIEKSRHCITIFDGIESFEVDGFNRTSVVNLQHRSCSCGAFQLTGIPCVHAISAIQSMRMKVENYVDECYSKEAYLRAYAYSIGAVPSKEHWIDSGMQLLNPPFVKKQPGRPKKLRRRGPDEPRDPQRASKKGLPVYCKRCLKTGHNRRTCKEPPHPKSKLYKAPASNTQRGAITASTSAPTREAPVHQVSQQSSTAAVTDNNSSSRSKRFKKN from the exons ATGTCAGATCCTTTTAGGACAGTGGATATCCACATGCACTATGGTGGGCAGTTTATACATCATCCCAATATTAGGTATACAAGTGATTCAGTGAGAGTGTTTCACAATTGCGACCCTGATGAGTTATCAACATTTTTATTATTCAACCTATactccaaaattgaaaaagaagcGGCATGTGCAAAATTTTGGTATTCCATTCCAGACCATGATGTGGATGTAGGTGTTATCCCAATAAATGATGATGTGGACATAGAATTGTTGAATACCTGTTATGAAGGGCTTCCTTTTATGCATATATATGTAGAGGCAGGTCAGACGCCTCTCAAAATTATTTCACCAGATGGTAAGCTCTTATTCGAAAGAGTGACGAATGATGGTCCACTTGCTTTACCGTACAATGAAGGTTCTTCAGAGCTAAATTCAGATCTGACTAGAAAAGGTGCTGGAGCTTCACAAAATCCTGTTGATCTGACTGGTTTTGAACCATATATTGGTGATACAAGAGGGCAAGAAAATGATTTAGATGGCCCAACTGCTGTAGAAACTAATGATGGCACACAAAATCCCTTCGAACCAACTAAGAAAAACAGAAGAAAGGGTGGTAAAACTCCATCAAGGAAGAGACAAACTGTGGTGCAACCTGTGAAGAGAGCAGCTAGAAAAACTGTCAGAAAATTATTTCAGCAAACAACCAGAACCTCTGTTGAGACCAATCAAGTCAACAATGAACAACATTGTGACTTTGACAGAACCTCACTTGAGAAGAATCAAGTCAACAATGAACAGCAGCACCACAGTGATGGAAACGAAGAACCTGATCCGGATTGGTTGAGAGAGGGTCTAGAATTTGCAGAAGATGAGGATATCTTTGCAACTGCTGGTTCAACTGTACTTCAAACAAATCAGCAAATTGGTGACTTGAATGAGCAGCAGCAACAACATCAGCAACCACAAGGTGAGGAGTCTACAGCACAACATCAGCAAACTGAAGACTTGAATGAGCAGCAGCAACAACATCAGCAACGACAAGGTGAGGAGTCTACAGCACAGCATCAACAAACTGAAGACTTGAATAAGCAGCAGCAACAATATGAGGAAGCACAGGGTGAGGAGTCCACAGCACAACATCAACATGGAGGAGACCAACCTATTGGCCCTGACAGTGAGGAATGGAATGAACCTGTGACTGCAGATGAAGACTTCCTATATTCTGGTGATGAAAATGGGCCTGACTACTCATATTTCAATGCTTCAGTGGAGTTTAAcaagccaaattttgaattaaaggTTGGAAAGAAATTCactcattttacaaaatttagAGAAGCACTTGTGGAATGGAACATTAGAGAGGGATACGAAGTTTTATATATCAACAATGACAGTTGGAGGATAACTGCCAAATGTGCAAAAGGATGTTCTTGGAGGATTCATGCAAGCAGAATTAATAGAACTGACACTTTTCAGATCAAAACACTAAAGGGAGAGCACCATTGCGGCAGAGAGTACACTAACAAGCATGCAACCTCAACTTATCTGAGCAGAAAGTTTCAAGAGAAGGTTCGAGATGACCCTAATTGCAGCTTGGATGGCATTATTAATGATGCCAGAAGAAGATTCATGGTTAATATAAGTGGCAAAAAAGCATACAGGACTAAGAGGAAGGCCAGGGAGGCAATCAAAGGTTGTGATATGGAGCAATATGAACAGCTGTGGGATTATGCTGCCACGGTTAGACAGTCAAATCCAGACAGTCATATAGCTATACAAATAGACAGGAGGTCTATTGAGGAAAGGGCAACATTTCAAAGGTTATTCTATGGTTTAGGTGCTCTTAAAAAGGGCTTTCTTGCAGGTTGTAGACCAATCATTGGCCTAGATGGTTGCTTTTTGAAGGGGCCCTTTGGAGGTCAGCTGTTAGCAGCACTTGGAAGGGATGGGAATGACAATATGTTTCCCATAGCCATTGCCATTGTTGAAGCAGAAAACTATAATAGCTGGACTTGGTTTTTGAAGGAACTGATTACTCATATTGGAAGGGGCAATGTAGTGCCTTATACCTTCATTTCTGACAGGCAAAAAGGACTGGTACATGCTATAGAGGAGCTATTTCCTGGTGCAGAACACAGATTTTGCCTTAGGCATCTGTTTGAGAATTTTAAGGCAAAGTTCAAAGACAGTGAATTGAGAGAATTGTTTTGGGCTACTGCATCAGCAACTAATGGTGATGATTTCAAGAGAGCATTGAATGCTTTGGAGATAGCTCAGCCACAAAATGGAGAGAACCTTACTGCTGCTGGTTGGTTAAAAAGGCTGCCATATCACTTGTGGTCTAGAGCACATTATGGAATGGCTGCTAAGACTGATATTTCAGTCAACAATTTGAATGAGAGTTTCAACAACTACATTTTAAAAGCAAGAGACGAGCCAATTGTGACTCTTCTTGAATTTTTCAGAAGAAAGCTAATGCAACGATTGACATTGAAGAGGCAAGGCATGGAGTCATATGGAGGCAGATTGTGTCCAAACATTATTGAGAAGCTAGCCAAAAGTATAGAGAAGAGCAGACATTGTATTACTATATTTGATGGTATTGAATCATTTGAGGTTGATGGTTTCAACAGAACCTCCGTCGTGAACTTGCAACATAGAAGCTGTTCATGTGGTGCATTCCAGTTGACTGGAATTCCATGTGTGCATGCTATTTCTGCCATTCAAAGCATGCGGATGAAGGTTGAAAACTATGTCGATGAGTGCTATAGTAAAGAGGCATACTTGAGGGCATATGCTTATAGCATTGGAGCTGTTCCATCCAAAGAACACTGGATTGATAGTGGAATGCAGCTGTTAAATCCACCATTTGTGAAGAAACAACCTGGGAGACCTAAAAAACTTAGAAGAAGAGGTCCGGATGAACCGAGAGATCCACAAAGAGCTTCCAAAAAGGGGTTGCCAGTATACTGTAAGAGATGTTTAAAAACTGGCCATAATAGGAGAACTTGTAAGGAACCTCCTCATCCCAAATCCAAGTTGTATAAG GCTCCAGCAAGCAATACCCAGCGAGGGGCAATAACAGCTTCCACTTCAGCCCCAACCAGAGAAGCACCAGTGCATCAAGTATCTCAGCAAAGCAGCACTGCTGCAGTTACTGATAACAACTCCAGTTCTCGATCCaaaagatttaagaaaaattag